The Syngnathus acus unplaced genomic scaffold, fSynAcu1.2, whole genome shotgun sequence genome contains the following window.
TCGTGGCAGTCGGAGGCTGgggccacaaagaaaaacatgaccatGACAAGATGTTCAAGTGCAAATAAGTGTGCTGCAACTCACTCGTCACTACAGCGGGACCACTCTTGGGCTTACACTTCGAGCAgtctgcacaaaaaaaaagacctgttggagcttttctcttttcaaagtcaacctgATTACAAACGTGCAGGCTTACTCagcggccgtttgcacatgtaggccaacGAGGAAAGACAGGAGCCAGACCGCCACTTGCCGGGCTCACCCCTTcccccttggttgacgtaggcgcaggatGCAACGTCGGCGCTGTCGGGAGAAAAGACACAAGCAattattttcccatttttattttcttttttttcactttcccCAAATGGCCCTTTTCAAAATTGGCTCCTCCACCTGACAACAGCAGTTACGTCTTACCTTTCGAGTTGATTTGAGGCCCAGTTGGTGTGATTCATTGTCTCGCCATCGGACCAGGTCAGATTCTGGCTCCCGTCTTCAAAGCGACACCAGAACTTGTCGCAtttctggggggaaaaagaacaacagtCCCACTTGTCGCAGCAGTCGACGGCCGCttgcgcttccgtctcacctggttggagagtcccagccagaaggGGGTGTCCTCGCCCATGGTGCCCTTCACAaagtcctcctcggccgaggaggtgatggagagcaggtcGCCGCCCATCCGGACGCAGTGGTGCcaggcccccagccaaccaTTGGGCGTCACCACctccttcttgtagcagctggAGTCGTGCTCGAGCCACCCGGGAGCACACTTGTTGGCTGAGGGCACAATTTGGGGAacagatcagagcacactCCTGTTTTTGCCCTTCAGTCCACCATTTTGAGCAAAGGGCAATTTGCGGGTCACGTCTGGCCAAATCTACATTTTCTCGGGCAAATTGGAAGATCCGGGACTCGACTTGGTTAGCTT
Protein-coding sequences here:
- the LOC119119358 gene encoding lymphocyte antigen 75-like, whose translation is MGGDLLSITSSAEEDFVKGTMGEDTPFWLGLSNQKCDKFWCRFEDGSQNLTWSDGETMNHTNWASNQLESADVASCAYVNQGGRGEPGKWRSGSCLSSLAYMCKRPLSKPARL